The following coding sequences lie in one Arabidopsis thaliana chromosome 3, partial sequence genomic window:
- a CDS encoding hypothetical protein (DUF677) (Protein of unknown function (DUF677); CONTAINS InterPro DOMAIN/s: Protein of unknown function DUF677 (InterPro:IPR007749); BEST Arabidopsis thaliana protein match is: Protein of unknown function (DUF677) (TAIR:AT3G28290.1); Has 57 Blast hits to 57 proteins in 3 species: Archae - 0; Bacteria - 0; Metazoa - 0; Fungi - 0; Plants - 57; Viruses - 0; Other Eukaryotes - 0 (source: NCBI BLink).) has protein sequence MAFSKDKTSRYSEHVDAYRAACGHHPDLKSFDSKIQQRTSNLIDSLTVEAKTGSVSPHAVHKETLQDNQTAAPKLKLLAKRPSLSPTKELTYSKTKTEQNTAT, from the exons ATGGCATTCTCCAAAGATAAGACGTCGAGGTACTCAGAACACGTGGATGCTTACAGAGCCGCCTGTGGACACCACCCAGACCTCAAATCCTTTGATTCTAAGATTCAGCAGCGAACCTCCAATCTGATAGACTCGCTCACCGTTGAAGCCAAGACAGGGTCGGTGTCCCCACACGCGGTACACAAGGAG ACCTTACAAGATAATCAAACTGCAGCTCCTAAACTTAAGCTACTAGCTAAACGCCCGAGTCTTTCTCCGACAAAGGAGCTGACTTattcaaaaacgaaaacagaacaaaacacaGCAACTTGA